In Musa acuminata AAA Group cultivar baxijiao chromosome BXJ2-10, Cavendish_Baxijiao_AAA, whole genome shotgun sequence, a genomic segment contains:
- the LOC135626034 gene encoding uncharacterized protein LOC135626034 yields MSRFLARSGDRCLPFFRALKNPKNFRWTTKCEEAFKQMKQHLASLPRLASVSPGERLGLYLAASQHAVSSVLVKENSGEQLPVYYVNHVLSGPEERYPPIEKLSLTLVLSVRKLRPYFQAHPVEVITDQPLRQILLNLMLQDAFSSGRWSSASMTSNTSQTGISSNLSKHGSYTWTDQPTQRAPVQGLRLALEMQVAAIHVLTDSQLVAEQLSGGYEARDPTMAKYLAQVRNLTTKFPHFTLSNVPREENERAEALAKLASRPAPEARPEVEELPARAIEIAVAASGSAPTTWVQELLRFKRDGILPPDEVAVRRLRRTHAWYSEWGLDLLGPFPPASGQRKYIIVGVDYFTKWVEVEPLATIMEHQIERFVWRNLVTWFGLPKTIITDNGPQFAGRRFREFCTSHGIQLRFSSVAYP; encoded by the exons ATGTCTCGTTTCCTTGCCCGATCaggtgatcgctgcctccccttcttcagggcgctGAAGAACCCGAAGAATTTTCGATGGACGACCAAATGCGAGGAAGCCTTCAAACAGATGAAGCAACACTTGGCCAGCCTCCCCCGCCTTGCCTCAGTCTCTCCTGGGGAGAGGCTAGGCCTCTACCTGGCTGCCTCCCAGCACGCAGTCAGTTCCGTCCTGGTCAAAGAAAACTCTGGCGAACAACTTCCGGTCTACTATGTCAACCACGTCCTGAGCGGGCCCGAGGAGCGATACCCACCGATTGAAAAATTGTCACTCACGCTCGTCCTGTCCGTCCGGAAACTACGCCCTTACTTCCAAGCTCACCCAGTGGAGGTCATCACTGACCAACCACTTCGGCAGATCTTGTTAAATTTGATGTTGCAAGACGCCTTCTCaagtgggcggtggagctcggcgagcatgacatCCAATAC ATCGCAGACGGGGATCTCGAGCAACCTCTCGAAGCATGGGTCCTACACGTGGACGGATCAGCCAACTCAAAGGGCGCCGGTGCAgggactcaggttggccctcgaaATGCAAGTGGCTgccatacacgtcctcaccgactcgcaactggtagccgagcaactcagcggcggatacgaggctcgggacccAACCATGGCAAAGTACCTAGCACAGGTAAGGAACTTGACCACCAAATTCcctcattttacattatctaatgttCCGAGGGAAGAGAACGAGCGAGCCGAAGCGCTAGCCAAGCTGGCATCAAGGCCAGCCCCCGAAGCCCGGCCCGAGGTCGAGGAGCTCCCTGCCCGTGCCATCGAAATCGCAGTTGCGGCCTCAGGAAGCGCGCCGACCACATGGGTACAGGAGCTGCTACGCTTTAAGCGGGACGGGATCCTTCCTCCCGACGAGGTTGCGGTTCGGCGCCTGCGTCGTACGCATGCGTGGTACTCCGAG tggggtttggacctaCTCGGACCCTTCCCGCCAGCCTCGggacagcggaagtacatcatcgtgggggtggattatttcacaaagtgggttgAGGTCGAGCCGTTGGCGACAATCATGGAGCATCAAATTGAAAGATTCGTGTGGAGGAACCTAGTAACTTGGTTCGGtttgcccaaaaccatcattacAGATAACGGGCCTCAGTTCGCAGGTAGaaggttccgggagttctgtACCAGCCACGGCATCCAGCTAAGGTttagctcggtggcttacccttAG
- the LOC103999982 gene encoding verprolin, whose product MGSCVSKCYTSAHPPPPPPPDLDSCVLQDKLVISESAPPPNSLSCALSKAQTPSSSSCSLLSSSSPSVSSSSSSSSNSCSSTSSLLQYSSAHKHGEAVKPKPVKSAVQTLQPTPKKSVPAKRARSSSPNAVAGRKVYRTENSSVAVAAPQRRRSTQIEKQRHDVMAPQITARKDNTRLRQSLSSEKEIRVHHIHHVHNAQEVSSGVPLADDLDNPLISMDCFIFL is encoded by the coding sequence ATGGGCTCTTGTGTTAGCAAGTGCTACACCAgtgctcatcctcctcctcctcctccccctgacCTTGATTCTTGCGTTCTGCAAGACAAGCTCGTCATCTCTGAATCCGCTCCTCCTCCCAACTCTCTCTCCTGTGCTCTCTCCAAGGCACAgactccctcctcctcttcctgttccttgttgtcttcttcttctccttccgtttcctcctcctcctcctcctcctcgaactCGTGTAGTAGCACTTCTTCGCTGCTGCAATACTCGAGCGCACACAAGCATGGTGAAGCTGTGAAGCCTAAGCCTGTCAAGTCTGCTGTCCAAACTCTGCAGCCTACACCGAAGAAATCGGTTCCAGCAAAGAGAGCTCGCTCTTCCTCGCCGAATGCGGTCGCTGGGCGTAAGGTTTACAGGACCGAGAACAgctcggtggcggtggcggctccTCAGAGACGGAGAAGCACGCAGATCGAGAAGCAAAGACACGATGTTATGGCTCCTCAGATCACCGCAAGGAAGGACAACACCCGACTCCGGCAAAGTTTGAGCTCAGAGAAAGAGATAAGGGTGCACCACATCCACCATGTCCACAACGCACAGGAGGTCTCATCTGGGGTTCCTCTCGCCGACGACCTAGACAATCCTCTCATATCTATGGACTGCTTCATCTttctttga